A stretch of the Deltaproteobacteria bacterium genome encodes the following:
- a CDS encoding YebC/PmpR family DNA-binding transcriptional regulator: MSGHSKWSTIKHKKALKDSRRGRAFTKLIKDLTIAARIGGSDLSSNPRLRTAVAAAKGASMPNDTIDRAIKKGAGELEGVSYEEITYEGHGPGGVAIMVQVLTDNKNRTVSEIRHFFTKHGGNLGSPNSVAWMFTKKGAISIEKAQAEEDRIMELALEAGAEDVTAGDDFFEIVTAPEDLDTVREAIEKAGIAIASAEASMIPQNTVALSGKEAEQTLKLLDILQEHDDVQSVSANFDMDQEEMERLSAA; encoded by the coding sequence ATGTCTGGCCATTCGAAATGGAGCACGATTAAGCATAAGAAAGCGTTGAAAGATTCCCGACGTGGACGGGCCTTCACCAAACTTATTAAAGATCTGACCATCGCCGCGCGTATCGGAGGGAGCGACCTCAGCTCGAACCCGCGCCTCCGCACCGCCGTGGCCGCCGCCAAAGGTGCTAGCATGCCCAACGACACCATCGACCGTGCCATCAAGAAAGGGGCGGGGGAACTGGAAGGCGTGTCGTATGAAGAAATCACCTATGAAGGGCATGGCCCCGGCGGCGTGGCCATCATGGTACAGGTGCTCACCGACAATAAGAACCGCACTGTCTCCGAAATCCGTCACTTTTTCACCAAGCATGGCGGGAACTTAGGGTCGCCCAATTCCGTAGCGTGGATGTTCACCAAGAAGGGCGCGATTTCGATCGAAAAAGCTCAGGCTGAAGAAGACCGGATCATGGAATTGGCGTTGGAGGCGGGTGCCGAGGATGTGACGGCTGGCGACGATTTTTTCGAGATCGTGACTGCCCCGGAAGATTTAGACACTGTGCGCGAGGCCATTGAAAAAGCTGGCATCGCCATTGCCTCGGCGGAAGCGAGCATGATCCCGCAGAATACCGTCGCGCTCTCCGGCAAAGAGGCGGAGCAGACCCTGAAATTACTCGACATTCTGCAAGAGCACGACGATGTGCAAAGCGTGTCCGCCAATTTCGACATGGATCAGGAGGAGATGGAGCGCCTGAGCGCCGCCTGA
- a CDS encoding Rpn family recombination-promoting nuclease/putative transposase has product MKTDSLFYRLFQTLPDLLFELIGQGAEHANAYRFASVELKETAFRLDGVFAPPADQSAWPLFFIEVQFQLDPDFYARLFAEIFLYLRQHRPGHPWRAVVIYPTRAVDPGDHPHYQALLQSEQVVRVYLDEWARTRRTLSQHLMAVVLAEPQEALPEAQAVVARARHESIDKGQADAIVELVETILVYKLPRLSRQEIQTMLGVTDTDLKQTRFYQDVFAEGRQEGRQEGRQEGHLEGRHEEGAMLILRQLQRRCGVLVPPLRAQVERLSVSQLEMLGEALLDFRSVADLEEWLATHRTPTLD; this is encoded by the coding sequence ATGAAAACCGACAGTCTCTTCTATCGCTTGTTTCAGACCCTGCCCGACTTGCTCTTCGAGTTGATTGGCCAAGGGGCTGAACATGCCAACGCTTATCGCTTCGCCTCCGTCGAACTCAAGGAGACTGCCTTCCGCCTCGATGGCGTCTTTGCTCCGCCCGCCGACCAGTCTGCGTGGCCGCTCTTCTTCATCGAGGTCCAGTTCCAGCTCGATCCCGACTTCTATGCTCGGCTGTTCGCTGAAATCTTCCTCTACCTCCGCCAGCATCGGCCTGGGCATCCCTGGCGGGCGGTCGTGATTTATCCCACTCGGGCTGTGGACCCAGGGGACCATCCACACTATCAAGCGCTCTTGCAGAGTGAGCAGGTGGTGCGAGTGTATCTGGACGAGTGGGCACGGACGCGGCGCACACTCTCGCAGCACCTGATGGCTGTGGTATTGGCCGAGCCGCAGGAGGCACTGCCCGAGGCGCAAGCGGTGGTGGCACGAGCGCGGCACGAGTCGATTGACAAAGGGCAGGCCGACGCCATAGTAGAGTTGGTAGAGACCATCCTGGTGTACAAACTTCCGAGGCTGAGCCGGCAGGAGATCCAGACTATGTTAGGAGTGACAGACACTGACCTGAAACAGACACGATTTTATCAAGACGTGTTCGCCGAAGGCCGCCAAGAAGGCCGCCAAGAAGGCCGCCAAGAAGGCCATCTTGAGGGCCGCCACGAGGAGGGCGCGATGTTAATTCTGCGCCAATTACAGCGTCGTTGTGGTGTTTTGGTTCCTCCCTTGAGGGCGCAGGTGGAGCGGTTGTCGGTGTCTCAGCTCGAGATGCTCGGCGAGGCCTTGCTCGACTTCCGCAGTGTGGCGGATCTCGAAGAGTGGCTCGCGACCCACAGAACGCCGACTCTCGACTGA
- a CDS encoding TetR/AcrR family transcriptional regulator: MITSSAPSPAPRWRRRPTQRPDEIAAAALRTFARRGLHQTTLDDVAKEAGISKGTIYLYFKSKEELFIAAAQQVIPTPEELPLPSATPRTEEGLRATLREVARLMYRRFRTPAYLAFFSIIAAETLRHPEWGQLYFQRIVLALNRRVAVLFQQAITAGLARELDPLLTARAFLGMFLIMAVTQEHLGGKRLTPFSEAHIVESLTDIFLCGISPQKEPRS, translated from the coding sequence ATGATTACGTCCTCTGCCCCCTCACCTGCCCCGCGCTGGCGTCGCCGCCCGACGCAACGCCCAGACGAAATCGCCGCTGCCGCCTTGCGCACGTTTGCCCGGCGCGGGCTCCACCAAACCACGCTGGACGATGTTGCCAAAGAAGCCGGGATCAGTAAGGGCACGATCTATCTCTACTTCAAGAGTAAGGAAGAGCTGTTTATCGCCGCCGCCCAACAGGTGATCCCGACCCCAGAGGAATTGCCGTTGCCCTCCGCCACGCCCCGGACGGAAGAAGGGCTGAGAGCCACGCTGCGTGAGGTGGCCCGGCTCATGTACCGGCGCTTCCGCACCCCCGCGTACCTCGCCTTCTTCAGCATCATCGCGGCGGAAACCCTCCGCCATCCGGAATGGGGACAGCTCTATTTTCAACGGATCGTGCTGGCGTTGAATCGTCGTGTTGCCGTACTGTTTCAACAGGCGATCACCGCCGGACTGGCGCGCGAGCTGGACCCGTTGCTGACAGCCCGCGCGTTTCTGGGCATGTTCCTCATCATGGCCGTAACCCAAGAACATCTTGGCGGTAAGCGCCTGACGCCGTTTTCCGAAGCGCACATTGTCGAATCGCTCACCGATATTTTTCTCTGCGGTATCAGCCCGCAGAAGGAGCCTCGTTCATGA
- a CDS encoding efflux RND transporter periplasmic adaptor subunit, giving the protein MKKIFPLLLLLVAAGAGVWWYQRTHAPAPLSFTGFVEGEEKIVKSEISGRVMNVTFTDGAVVKQGDILIEVDAREYRSQVVQQELNLALLQARIQHADTQLALARDAYPTQLRATKSSLAKATSDVEFAEKEFARRKELLEAEQLSQQRFDQAKNQLDGARAGLTRERETVNNAEANLRQIQIAQDALTVLQRQLDVETERLNQMRIVLEKYTIRAPCNCTVQTRLIRAGEYVNSGIGVATLLDPLDKYVRIYVPVPDLSKVRVGDRVQIEPDALPGERFPGEISFIEDIAQFTPKNIEIRSDRITQVFATKVRILEQLERLKPGMEGVVFLATSPPTTTTASPTPSPAS; this is encoded by the coding sequence ATGAAGAAAATCTTCCCTCTCCTGCTGTTGCTCGTCGCCGCCGGGGCCGGTGTGTGGTGGTATCAACGCACACACGCCCCTGCCCCGCTGTCCTTCACCGGCTTCGTCGAAGGAGAAGAGAAGATCGTGAAAAGCGAGATCAGCGGCAGGGTCATGAACGTGACCTTCACCGACGGCGCGGTGGTCAAACAGGGCGACATCCTGATTGAGGTCGATGCCCGCGAATACCGCTCCCAGGTCGTCCAGCAGGAACTCAACCTCGCGCTGCTGCAGGCGAGAATTCAACACGCCGACACGCAGCTCGCGCTGGCGCGCGACGCCTACCCGACCCAGCTTCGTGCCACCAAGAGCAGCCTTGCCAAGGCAACTTCAGATGTCGAATTCGCCGAGAAAGAGTTCGCCCGTCGCAAGGAGCTGCTCGAAGCCGAACAACTCAGCCAGCAGCGCTTCGACCAAGCCAAGAACCAGCTCGACGGTGCCCGCGCGGGCCTGACACGAGAGCGTGAAACCGTGAACAATGCCGAAGCCAACCTGCGGCAAATCCAGATTGCCCAGGACGCCCTCACGGTGTTGCAGCGCCAGCTCGATGTCGAAACCGAGCGGCTCAATCAGATGCGCATCGTTCTAGAGAAGTACACGATTCGCGCTCCCTGCAACTGCACGGTGCAAACCAGGCTCATTCGCGCCGGCGAATACGTGAACTCTGGCATCGGCGTCGCTACGTTGCTTGATCCTTTGGATAAATACGTCCGCATCTACGTCCCGGTTCCCGACCTCAGCAAGGTCCGCGTGGGAGACCGCGTCCAGATCGAACCCGACGCGCTGCCGGGAGAGCGATTTCCCGGCGAGATCAGCTTCATCGAAGATATTGCCCAATTCACTCCCAAGAACATCGAGATCCGCAGCGACCGCATCACCCAGGTCTTTGCCACTAAGGTGCGTATTCTGGAACAGCTCGAACGCCTCAAACCAGGCATGGAGGGCGTGGTGTTCCTGGCGACGTCGCCTCCCACAACCACAACGGCCTCCCCTACTCCTTCGCCGGCTTCATAG